TCGAATTCGTGCTCGCCGAATGGGACGACATCGACCGCGCCGACGCAGGCGCCTTCCTCAGCAAGGTCGCCACGATGATCACCGGCCACATCGGCGGCACCTCGGGCCCCCTCTGGGGCACCGCATTCCTCCGGGCGGGTACCCGGCTCAAAGGCCAATCCGACCTCGGGACCGCCGACGTCGTCGATGCCCTCCGCGGAGCGATCGAGGGCATCAAGAAACGCGGAAAGTCCGATGTCGGCGACAAGACCCTGCTCGACGCGCTGGTACCGGCGGTCGATGCACTCGAAGCCTCTTTCGCCTCGGGCGACGACACCCGCACAGCTCTCGCCGCCATGGCCACGACGGCCCGCAGTTCCGCCGAGGCTACGAGCACCCTCGAAGCGCGACGAGGCAGGGCGAGCTACAGCGGAGAACGCAGCATCGGCTCCGTCGATGCGGGCGCCGTGGGCGTCGCCGTCCTCATCGAGAAAGTCGCCAGCATCTGGCCGGCGCCCTGACAGCTGCCGATCATCCCGTTCGATCACGACCCGCACCACCCTCAATACCCGCACCGCCCGCTTGATCCGCAGCACCCTCACAGAGACGTGGAGAAGACCATGAAGAAGTTCGTCAACGACCCGAAGCAGTTCGTTCCCGAGATGCTGCAGGGCATCGCCCTCGCCAACCCCGACACATTGCGGTACGTGCCGGCCTACAACCTCATCCACCGAGCGGATGCGCCGAACAACAACAAGGTGACGATCATCCAGGGCTCCGGATCCGGTCATGAGCCGGCGCATGTCATGACGGTCGGGCGCGGGATGCTCGACGGAGCCTGCCCCGGCGACGTCTTCGCCGCACCACCGCTCGACTTCATCACCGAGACGGTGAAACTGCTCGCGAGCGAGAAGGGCGTGCTGCTTCTGGTGAACAACTACACCGGTGACCGGATGGCGTTCGAGATGGCCGAGGAGGTCGCCGAGGCCGACGGCCTGAAGGTGCGCACGCTGTTCATCGACGATGACGTCTCAGTGAAGGACTCCACCTACACCGTCGGTCGCCGCGGCGTCGCGGGCAACTTCTTCGTGATGAAAGCGGTCGGTGCCGCCGCCGAGAACGGAGCCGACCTGGACGAGCTCGTTCGCATCGGCGAGAAGGTCAACTCGGTGACCCGCACGATGGGCATCGCGCTGACCGCGTGTACGCCGCCCGCCAAGGGGTCGCCACTGTTCGAGCTCGGAGACGACGAGATCGAGATCGGAGTCGGCATCCACGGAGAGCCGGGCCGCCGCCGCGCCAAGTGGATGCCCGCGAACGACATCGCCGATGAACTGCTCGAGGCGATCCTTCCCGACCTGCCGTTCGAGAGCGGCGACCGGCTCGCGGTCATGGTCAACGGGCTGGGCGGCACACCGATCAGCGAGCTCTACCTGCTCTACGGCATCGTTCACCAGAAGCTGGCCGACAAGGGCTTCATGGTCGGTCGCAACTACGTCGGGGAGTACTGCACCTCGCTCGATATGGCGGGTGCGTCTCTCACCCTCGTGAAGCTCGACGAGGAGGTCGAGGCGCTACTCGCCGAGCCGGCAGAGATCGCGGTGCGTATCTTCTGAGAGGGCCTGCCGCCGACCCGGGCTGCCGCCAGCGCGCCCGGGTCAGGCTGCAGCAACATACTGGCGCCCGCCGACGGCGAGGTCGACACACAGCCCGAGCAGGAGGTCGCGCTGCTCTTCGGCGACGGGGCCGACCAGCACCAGCCGCGTACCGAGGATGCGGATCGGTAGGCTGCCGCCGCGCGGTGTGCCCTCACTGACAAGCGCCCCCAGACCCTCGGTCGCCAGGGCGAGACCAAAGCCGAGCACCTCCCCCGGGCTGATGTCCCACCCGGAGGAGGCGAGGATCACGTCGACCCGGGCCACAGTTGCACCTCCGTCGCCGCGGACGAGCATCCGCCGCACATCCGCAGTGCTGGCGCGGTCGGGATCGGGTTCGATCGTGTACAGCACGACACCGCCCGCACCCGTCACCGTCGTGGTCGCGCCGCAGCTGACCGTGGCGACCGTCGACCCCCGGCGCTCGATCGTGGACGGGGAGTTGTAGCCGCTGGCGGTCACGACCCGTTCACCCTCCCTCGTCTGCATCAGGTGCCGCCCCGGCCCGTGGTTGCGGAGGCCCAGCGCGATGGCGAACCTGCCCCCGAACCCGCCCGCCCCGCCCTGGCGGACCGTGGCCACCGGATCGCCCGGCGCGTCGACGAACGTCATCGTCAGCGCATTGGTGAATCGCCGGCCCACCCGGCCGACGATCACGGTGGGTTCTCCTGTAGTCTCCATGAATCGAGCTTACCTCATACGTGAAGTATCGTCACTGTTGATTTCGCCATGAACAGATTGAATCTTAGCTAGCGTGCTAATTAGCACCTGTGCTATTTTGCGAGTATGCAAGAAGCCGTGAGTGACATCTTCTCCGCCCTGGCGCACCCGACGAGGCGGCAGATCCTCCAGGATCTGCGAGACGGGGAGCTCGCCGCCGGCGACATCGCCGCCCGGTTCCAGGCGTCGGGGCCGACGATCTCCCGGCACCTCTCGGTGCTGAAGGCGGCCGGGCTGGTGACCGAGCGCCGGGACTCGAACCGCATCCTGTACTCGCTGGTCGGCGAACGGCTGGCGCTCTCTGTCGGCGACTTCCTGTCGAGCGTCTGCCCCGAGCAGATCGTGCTGCGGAGCATCCGCAAGCCGTCGAAGAAGTCGAAGCCGTCGGGCGGCAAGGGCGCGAAGGCGTCCACAGCGAAGCCGGCCGCTATGAAGCCAGCCACGGTGAAGGCAGCGAAGGCGGCGACCGCATGAAGCTCCGGATGCCCGACCTCTCCGCCACGATCGAACGCCGCCTGCTCGTCAACTACCGCGTCGACCCCGCGGTCGCCCTTGCCCTGCTCCCCCCAGGGCTCCGCCCACAGCTCGTCGACGGGAGCGCCGTAGCCGGAATCTGCCTGATCCGCCTCGGCGACCTGCGGCCGGCGCGCGTGCGGCCCCGCATCGGATGGCGCGCCGAGAACGCCGCCCACCGCATAGCCGTCGAATGGGACACCCCTGGCGGACCCGCTTCCGGCGTGTACATTCCCGAGCGACACAGCGCTTCGTGGCTGGCAGTCGCGGCGGGCGAACGCGTGTTCCCGGGCATCCACCGGCACGCCCGGTTCACGAGCGACGAGTCTGCCGGGCGGATGCACGTGAGCATGCGCTCGACGGGGATGACCGTCGACGTCGAGGTCGCGGTGGATGATCGGGCTGAGCCCGGCGCGAAGGCGGGTTGCCGGGCATCCGGAGCCTGGCGGAGCTCGCTGTTCCCGAGCCTCGACGATGCGTCGGAGTTCTTCCGGGCCGGGAGCACCGGCTGGTCGCCGACGCGTGATGGCGCGTTGCAGGGATTGACGCTGGCGACCACCGATTGGCGCATCGAAGGCGGAACGCCGCTCGCGGTGCGGTCGAGCTACTTCGATGCCCTGCCGGCCGGATCCGCCGTGCTCGACAGCGTTCTCGTGATGCGGAATGTGCCCGTGACGTGGAGCGTACCGGCGCTGCCGCTCAGCGCGGGTCGGGCAGCCAGCCCGGCACCAGCAACTCCCTGACCACGAGGCGCGGGGTGATGAGGCGGTGCCGCGGGTCGGTGGGTGACGCGTCGACAGCCGCAGCACCACCGCCCGCCGCCCCGGGCGCCGCGCCGACGCCATCAGTGGACCCGGCAGCCCCGGCACCCTCGGCACTACCGGCACCCTCGGCGCCCACACCGTGCAGCAACTCCAGCACCGCCGCCGCCACCTCAGCGAGCGGCTGCTCCACACTCGTGAGCCCGACCGCGGCCGCAACAGGCGTGTTGTCGTAGCCGAAAACCGGCAGCCGCTCCGGGTTGTTCATCAGCGCCCCGAGCGCCAGGGAGTCGCTCGCGCAGACCACGGCCTCGAGGTCCGGCACGCGGCGGCGGAGTTCGAGCATCGCCTGTCCGCCCGCCACGACCGTGTCGCTCGCCGACACCTGCAGTGCCTCGAGCAGGGCGGGATCGGTGATTCCCGCGGCCGCCATCTGCGCCTGCCACCCGCGCCGCCGGTCATCCCCCGTTCCCGAACCGGGCGGCCAGCCGATGTAGCCGACCCGCCGCGCGCCGGTGGCCAGGGCGTGGCCGGTGGAGGCCCGGAGACCGGCCGATCCGTCGACATCGACCCACAGGTGCCGGGCATCGGTCATGTCGTCGATGCCCCACGGCCGCCCGAAGGTCACGAAGGAGTGCCCGTTCTCGATCAGCCATTCCGTGCGGGGGTCGCCGTAGAACGTCGAGGTGAGCACGAAGGCGTCGACGTCGGCCCCGTCGAGCAGCCGGCCGAACTGGGTGATCTCGTCTTCGGGACTGTCTGCGGTGAAGATCAGGATGCGGAGGCCCCTGCCCGCGGCCTGCTCCGTGAGCGCGTGCAGGAAGCGGTCGAGCACCGACCCCGAGATGCCGTCGGTCATCGGGTCGAGCCGGATACCGATCGTCGAACTCTTGCGCGTGCGGAGCCGCCGGGCTGAGGCGTGCGGACGGTAGGCGAGCCGCGCGATGACCTCCTCGACCCGCTCCCGGGTGTCGGGCCGCACGATGCCCGGAGTGTTGAGCACGTTCGACACCGTCTGGCGGGAGACGCCGGCGGCCTCGGCCACGTCGGAGATGGTCGCAACACGTTTCATCGGGCTCCTCCTCGACCGGATCGCACTCCGCCGCCCACAGGATGCTCCGATGCCCCAGCTTAGAACGATCCAACCCCCAATCTCCACAGCTGCTTGACAACCCCAAAAGTCGGCGGTTACCGTGATCGTAGCCAATTTGATCGATCAAATCGACACACAGCCGTGCTTCGACCGATCAAACCCAAGGAGACATCATGCAGAGAAGCACGAAGAGATGGCTGGCGCTCGGCGCCGTCATCGCCGCCGGATCCCTCGCCCTCACCGGCTGTAGCGGATCGAGTTTCGACAGCGGAGCCGGTTCCAGCCAGA
Above is a genomic segment from Subtercola boreus containing:
- a CDS encoding metalloregulator ArsR/SmtB family transcription factor → MSDIFSALAHPTRRQILQDLRDGELAAGDIAARFQASGPTISRHLSVLKAAGLVTERRDSNRILYSLVGERLALSVGDFLSSVCPEQIVLRSIRKPSKKSKPSGGKGAKASTAKPAAMKPATVKAAKAATA
- a CDS encoding LacI family DNA-binding transcriptional regulator, giving the protein MKRVATISDVAEAAGVSRQTVSNVLNTPGIVRPDTRERVEEVIARLAYRPHASARRLRTRKSSTIGIRLDPMTDGISGSVLDRFLHALTEQAAGRGLRILIFTADSPEDEITQFGRLLDGADVDAFVLTSTFYGDPRTEWLIENGHSFVTFGRPWGIDDMTDARHLWVDVDGSAGLRASTGHALATGARRVGYIGWPPGSGTGDDRRRGWQAQMAAAGITDPALLEALQVSASDTVVAGGQAMLELRRRVPDLEAVVCASDSLALGALMNNPERLPVFGYDNTPVAAAVGLTSVEQPLAEVAAAVLELLHGVGAEGAGSAEGAGAAGSTDGVGAAPGAAGGGAAAVDASPTDPRHRLITPRLVVRELLVPGWLPDPR
- the dhaK gene encoding dihydroxyacetone kinase subunit DhaK gives rise to the protein MKKFVNDPKQFVPEMLQGIALANPDTLRYVPAYNLIHRADAPNNNKVTIIQGSGSGHEPAHVMTVGRGMLDGACPGDVFAAPPLDFITETVKLLASEKGVLLLVNNYTGDRMAFEMAEEVAEADGLKVRTLFIDDDVSVKDSTYTVGRRGVAGNFFVMKAVGAAAENGADLDELVRIGEKVNSVTRTMGIALTACTPPAKGSPLFELGDDEIEIGVGIHGEPGRRRAKWMPANDIADELLEAILPDLPFESGDRLAVMVNGLGGTPISELYLLYGIVHQKLADKGFMVGRNYVGEYCTSLDMAGASLTLVKLDEEVEALLAEPAEIAVRIF
- a CDS encoding DUF2071 domain-containing protein; this translates as MKLRMPDLSATIERRLLVNYRVDPAVALALLPPGLRPQLVDGSAVAGICLIRLGDLRPARVRPRIGWRAENAAHRIAVEWDTPGGPASGVYIPERHSASWLAVAAGERVFPGIHRHARFTSDESAGRMHVSMRSTGMTVDVEVAVDDRAEPGAKAGCRASGAWRSSLFPSLDDASEFFRAGSTGWSPTRDGALQGLTLATTDWRIEGGTPLAVRSSYFDALPAGSAVLDSVLVMRNVPVTWSVPALPLSAGRAASPAPATP
- the dhaL gene encoding dihydroxyacetone kinase subunit DhaL — translated: MTDSPTDQTASLSPSHDGPSADPQPDHDLRAAELVVRTISEEAIAQEKYFGDLDSVVGDGDFGYSLARGFEFVLAEWDDIDRADAGAFLSKVATMITGHIGGTSGPLWGTAFLRAGTRLKGQSDLGTADVVDALRGAIEGIKKRGKSDVGDKTLLDALVPAVDALEASFASGDDTRTALAAMATTARSSAEATSTLEARRGRASYSGERSIGSVDAGAVGVAVLIEKVASIWPAP